ttggtttttgggtttttttgccccCACCTAACAAGGAGAAGAACAAAGGTCACGCgagagagaaaagagaagaTAATGAAAGATTTGTTAGGCATGAGGCAtgcttatttttgttttgttttatttaatgattttttaggttttaaCTTTGAATGCTTTGtgagatttttttctttcttgaagaTAATAAAAGATTTGTTAGATTTATGTGTTTTAAAATTAGTCAGTGgactataccaaaaaaaaaaaaaaataaaaattagtcagTGGACATTTAATGTCTTTTCacacaattttaaattttttcacaaaaaataatgACAAGCCAATGTTTCTACCACACGCGATAGTGGTCTAATCAGCAAATTCTGACCACATCAACATTTTTTAGTGACATGTCAAAACGAAGGATTAATATGAAAGGAATAAAAACCAAAGTTTCTTAATTCATTTCTCTCCAAAACTTTGTTCACCATTGGTGCTGAAAATGTAGATTTTGAGTTGTGTGGTGTGACTGTGGACtatcaatttatatattttcctgcaattttcatattttgaaaacattcaacaattttcttattttcaagGTCAATAAAAATGTCTCCCTCTATAATATAAGTGATGATGTATCTCTCATGCAAGTTtgcatcaattttttataatatccaTATGAAAGATAACAATATGTATATAGAATTTTAAACAATGATTCCAAAAATGATTCAAATTCTAATGCCGGTTGAGGAGTAATTTCTCAGGCATGATTTTGCATTCAAATGTCTTGTACCATAGTTAGCATTGAACATAGTTCAATAAGATAGGGTTCAAAATGTTAGAAATTAAATTCACAGGTTTCTGTGTGCTAAGCTCAAAGCAATGCACATAATAAGTGAAACGATATTATGGCAATAATGTTAAACTCGGAAAAAATTGTACAAGAGCCCCTTTATTCACAAAGCTCAATTTTTGGCTTCAAATTTGAAGGGCATTAGCAATTGACCCTGCTAGACTCAATACTTCAAACGGAGCTTGATTTGCTAGAGCTTTGACAGTAACTGGGCAAGAATCTGTGATCCAAAAGTAGGAAAATGCTTTCTCCGAGGCTTCTGCAAGTTACAGATAAAATCGCAATAAGattcaaatatatgaaaatataggAATGTACAAGTATGTGAGATTGGGGCAGGACTAACCATCTTTATGAGTGAATCGCAACCATGATTGGTTAGGGAACACGCCGTGTGTAACATAGGCACTCACTTTTGCTGCGCCATTGGCTGCCAATACTTTCTGAGGGAAAGCAACAggtaaaaagataaaaatgttGTGTTGCATGACGAAGACACATGCACTGAAAATAGACATAAGCCGATACACATACACGTGTATATAGAAATTGATGGCCTATTTGGTTTGAGAAATCGATTTCTATTGACTATATTTCGGACCTAAAATCCTCTGTATCGCTTTTCTAATGTATCGTTTACTTTTGGTCTTATTGAGCCATTTTAAAATGCGTCTTAGTATGTTGAGAAAAAGGGTCGTTTATAAACTACCCTTACGTCAATTCCCAAACAATCTAGGACTTTTTAGTTTACTGAAAAGAAAACATGTTGGTAGTTTTGTAAtcaaaacctaaaaaatatgGAAATAATACGTTTTCTCAAACCAATTAAGTATTGCTTATTTTCGGTTTGCAAACACATCTTTAATCatcaaacataaacaatattttttccgaaaaaataaacattttatgaTTCAGAAATTGATAACTGACCTGACATTCGATCAGGGTGCCTCCAGATTGGAccaaatcatcaacaatcacaacatgatGACCAGAGACATGACCTTCCTTGAGCCGAACTATCCTCTTGTCACCTTCACGTACCTTTGTACATACAACCTGCCACTCCAAAATTTCAGACaactataaacaaaaaaatataaatataaataaactaCATATATCCTTATTGGAGACCAACCACTGAATAATTGTCAAACTGCTTGTGGAATCGCTTCCATGCACCGTCATCTGGAAACGCAATAACTACCTGAtaataacaaaaagaaattcAGGCTGCAGGTATGTCAATTTTTCATGCAATAACTACCTGATAATATGTAGAATACTCACATTATCAGCATCAGGAAGTTGTTGCAGACGTTCCTTTAGAAGAGGAATACCAGTCTCAAACAACGGCAAAACCTCATCTCCGAAATAAAACCTCTCCTGCGTAATTTCAAATCATGATGACTACTAAAAACTATAATTCACTGTTATAACATCAAGTACAATTCCTAAGCATGCTCCTAAAACTCAATAAAATACAATGATGAAGCCATGATTTACTAAAAGTTTGagaaaatgttataaaagaaaAGTTCATAAGTTTTCTTTTGTCGAACCTAAGGACCTTAAATACAAAAAACCTATAATAAAACTTCCTTTGAATGCATTAAAAACACAAACCTGCAATGCATGAATGTCATATATGACTAAACTAGTAGGGCCACCTCTTGAAATTGGAATATTTGACAACATCCTTGCAAGGGTGAAGGCAGTTGCTACATCTCCTTCTTCTTCCATTCGTTCCATTGATCCAGTTGGGAAGAAAGGCAATACCAATGTGAAAGAAGCAACAAATAGGCGGGGGAGTGCATATATAACAGAAAGTTGTTCAAAGACTTGAGCTGGAGAGCTGAATGATGCCAAAAAGGCAACATGTTGACCTCGGAGATCTTCTgcattatttataaatatatttggaaACCCATCGGCAAAAGACCTGGataagcataaaataaatctgGTATCAATTacgtcaaaaataaaaaacctacATTCGACATtcagtttgtttgtttgtaatgTTATAAGTACAGGTTGAATTTTATTTGAGAAATCAAGATCCCCAAACTGCGGAGGATACGGGGAAAAGAGACATAACTCAGGCAATTGGGATGACCAAGAATATAACTAAGATTGCTACTgaagtactttttttttggtacatcaacGAAATGGCAAAGCCATCATAAACTCACGCACACAAGTGAGggagccggggttcgaaccccggtcatggCGTCCGGactaacaatttcggcattattttgtcagttgagctaggacttgTGGACAATTGCTACTGAAGTTCAAATTAGCATAACTAAATATCATGAGgataaaatttcagacaaatgtcgttgaaaatatcaaaaactAAATGCAGACAGTATAATTTCTTCCAAACAAAAAAACGATAACCTTGTAGTACTATATGGCTTGGATCCATTGCGAATCTATTCTAGATAGTGTTGTTAAATTGTAGCTATGGCGCGGCAGGTTTTTTGTCAACCGTCATGGTCATAGGCGATTTGTGAAGGGGATACCTGCCATGGTAGCGCAATAGGAcacaattttgtgtttaaaaGGCGGATTTTAGACCATCCACCATCGATAACTCCGAATTGTAGGTAGTCTCACCATGCAAATCCTACGATATTCTAAAGCAATGTTCACTATTGACATACATTGCCCCGTTATCACCATTAATGTCTTCATTAACTCATCCACCACTGAATTTATAGTCCTTCCTTCCTATTTTATGGGTCAAGATTGGCTGCAGTAATTATTACACACTGTTTTTAATCTAAACCGCCAATCTGAGATCGCACGGCCTAAATTAAAAACTCCATCTTCTCATCTAAAACGATCTCAGCTGTTGGTTTATGATCGAATGGCTAAAATCTATTACAGCGCCATGCTGTAACTGCGTTTAATCCTTGTCCCTATTTTATGAATCAGAATCAttcttttcaaaaataattttatacacaTTTACTGATCAGCTCAACTAGTTAGTATTAACTCAAATCTTTCAAGTTTTGTAAGTTGCCATTGACAACCAACaattaaaatttcttaaaaCCATTGAAAACAATTGACCAGAACATTGTGATCTCTTTCTGACCATTCAGTGTTACACCTGAAACTAGTTATAATAGGTATCATCTCCAAACCTTAAAATTGTATCACAGTGATTCAAAGAATTTAGTTTATGAAACCCTTCAATTACTACACAGTTAATTCAGCCTaacattaacaaaatataatcttttcattcaaaaaattaaattttttaaggggACTAATATcaacttgaatttttttaaacaaagacacgaaattgaaacctaaaataaacttaaGAACCAGACATACAAAATTGATAGTCAAAGACAAGTACACAAATATCAGCAGTATCTAACAGAACCTTAACATCAAAGAGGCATAActatatgcaaaaaaaaaaaaaaaaaaaaacagaaacaagAAAAGTGTAGGAGAGGAACCTAACCTCCATTTGATGTTCTGGAGAGTGATGTTAGTGGGAGAGTGAGAAGCAACTTTGTTGGCAAGTTGTTCACAATCAGTTGAGTAGAAAAGATTAACATGTTTCTTTGGAGACTTTAATAATGCCATTGTTGTTGTGTTTAGAAAAGCAAAAGCGTGGAGAGAAAgcagaaagaagaagaaatagaatataaaaaataagggTTTTTGGTTTAGTCAGTCTTAGAAGAAGCGAAGAAGATACGGAGGGAACAGAGTTACAATGTTTTGGGTCGGGTCGGGTATACTTTGTTGAccaatgttagttttttttggttttaacgTCTGGCTCATAGGGGAAGGGGTCTTAGTAGTCCAGTGTTCGGGGTGTGTTCTGAAATCAAATAGTTTTAGTTCCCTCCCGAATGCAGTTGctgggatcgaaccgtggtcttccctatcaaattcagcgtcaatcactacAGAACCAACTAATATTTGGTATGACCATGTTAGTTTAGTCAACTAGTGTcagtcaattaaaaaaaaaaaagctgtcTTGTGTCACGTGACATTTTTATGCCAAATTTGGGTGTGGCTGCGCAACCGGGGGTAACATGCCGCATCACCATTGAGTCAGCCAGTTAGGAGTGTGCAAGAAACAtgagttataattttttttttttatttataattagttGGGGATCGAACCTAGAATTTACAGCATACTACTTAAATTCCTCACCACTAAATCAAACTTAATGACATAGATGAGTTATAAtttaggtttaattagtaaaatgatcccttaaagacattttaggtttcataatggtctcttaaagaaaaaaatgttcgttttggtcccttaactaTATGACCGTTAGTTGTAATGGTCCCTTCCGTCATGTTTTAACACCAAATGTATTAGGTGGACTAACATTACATTTGTTCCACCATAGACTCTTAATTTAAACCGTTTGATCTTATGCAAAAAACAATAGCCATTGAATTTTGAAAGTCCACTGTATCCAACTGTGCACCATTAGCAACTAAtgtttttctctatttcttcatcttcttccttagcTTCTTTTTAACCTTCATCATCATATTCATAACATCTttaatcaaaactaaaaaaatatactttaagccaaaaaaattaaaaattataaaatcttaaaaaaaataaattcctgAACTTCATTACATCTGGGAAGAATGAAACCCATGAAATGGGCTTGGTATTTGGACCATGTTTCAAACACAATGTCAGCAAAGAAGAGAGGGAGTATGGAGTTTTCTTGATGCGAGAATTGAATGAACAGTAAGTCAGTAACAGTTTGGGAAGAACGAAACCCATGAACAGTTCGTCTCCTTCCTTTGATTGAACATCGCCGATCTGACGCTTGTTGATACCGCGGACTGATTTCTTTCACCCCCAGCAAATTCATGTCATCGTTTTCGCACAAGATCCTTGTTGCTACGACAACCAGATTTCAATTTGATTATGTTGTTGTAATTAAGGATTTatgaaaatgatgatgaagatggtgTTGTTTGAAAATCTGCATTTTTTAGAGGAATTTATGAAACTGATGATGAAGATAATGAAGAAGAGaggaaggaagaagatgaagaaaatggTGAAGAACATGAGATCTGCAAAAAAAATactttcctttgttttttttttttttaaaaaaatgacttGCCACGTCATCACAATTTAACGTTTTCAGTGAAAATTAGACGGAAGGGACCATTATGACTAACATTcatatctttaagggactaaaacgagtctttttttctttaagggaccattataagacctaaaatgtctttaagggaccattttactaattaagcctataattTAACATTGATCAAATTATGAGTTAATGTTATTATAATTTAACC
This portion of the Trifolium pratense cultivar HEN17-A07 linkage group LG3, ARS_RC_1.1, whole genome shotgun sequence genome encodes:
- the LOC123917226 gene encoding ribose-phosphate pyrophosphokinase 4-like; protein product: MALLKSPKKHVNLFYSTDCEQLANKVASHSPTNITLQNIKWRSFADGFPNIFINNAEDLRGQHVAFLASFSSPAQVFEQLSVIYALPRLFVASFTLVLPFFPTGSMERMEEEGDVATAFTLARMLSNIPISRGGPTSLVIYDIHALQERFYFGDEVLPLFETGIPLLKERLQQLPDADNVVIAFPDDGAWKRFHKQFDNYSVVVCTKVREGDKRIVRLKEGHVSGHHVVIVDDLVQSGGTLIECQKVLAANGAAKVSAYVTHGVFPNQSWLRFTHKDEASEKAFSYFWITDSCPVTVKALANQAPFEVLSLAGSIANALQI